A stretch of the Odontesthes bonariensis isolate fOdoBon6 chromosome 5, fOdoBon6.hap1, whole genome shotgun sequence genome encodes the following:
- the LOC142380849 gene encoding uncharacterized protein LOC142380849, producing MAFIPEDFADSQSQSGECPQESGDEGLSTNMRHKISNTYEVMAEPALPVAETGFCVRPIPKVEQDIYEPSEEKMSETQSVFAGKVSFRPDGLAKAQENNPPPKPPLMPPVKKSKEEAAMPLSETAAITEADEEKAGRDHCIVDSKMESLKEPANAQGQRKRRKNYSYGAAAVCLGLLVATSLVDVSSASAVLPAGNCFTCSDKRCQNLIKIFSDDNLRYERGLKDSFEACSETHPPTKNCTVCLDQSNVEISCPDDISKIDAEDNTSKPLDLLKSKCRQISYPGNYGATTGGSLFLVMVVALLISILFLQQD from the exons ATGGCTTTCATACCTGAAGATTTTGCCGATTCTCAGTCTCAAA GTGGCGAATGCCCACAGGAGAGCGG TGATGAAGGTCTCTCTACCAACATGAGGCACAAGATCAGTAATACCTACGAGGTAATGGCTGAACCGGCTCTGCCAGTAGCAGAGACAGGATTTTGTGTGAGGCCCATTCCAAAGGTTGAACAAGACATCTATGAGCCATCGGAGGAGAAAATGTCTGAGACACAGAGTGTGTTTGCTGGAAAAGTGTCTTTTAGACCAGACGGTTTAGCGAAGGCACAAGAAAACAACCCTCCACCAAAGCCTCCACTGATGCCACcagtaaaaaaaagcaaagaagaagcagCTATGCCTTTATCTGAAACAGCAGCCATTACAGAGGCAGATGAAGAGAAGGCAGGAAGAGATCACTGCATCGTGGACTCTAAGATGGAATCACTAAAGGAACCAGCAAATGCTCAAGGacaaagaaagaggagaaaaaactaCAGTTATGGAGCTGCTGCCG TGTGCCTTGGCTTGTTAGTGGCAACTAGCCTGGTGGACGTCTCTTCTGCATCTGCTG TACTGCCAGCTGGTAATTGTTTTACCTGCTCGGATAAAAGATGCCAAAATCTCATAAAAATATTTAGTGATGACAATCTACGTTACGAGAGAGGCCTCAAAGATTCATTTGAAGCATGTTCTGAGACCCATCCGCCCACTAAGAACTGCACTGTGTGCCTGGACCAGTCCAATGTGGAGATCTCCTGCCCAGATGACATCAGCAAAATCGATGCAGAGGATAATACATCTAAACCGCTGGACCTCTTGAAGA GTAAATGCCGGCAGATCTCTTACCCAGGAAATTATGGAGCAACTACGGGCGGCA GTCTCTTTTTGGTGATGGTCGTAGCACTGCTGATCTCGATT CTCTTTTTGCAGCAG GATTAA